From the Flavimarina sp. Hel_I_48 genome, one window contains:
- a CDS encoding ABC transporter ATP-binding protein, protein MAKILNVEHLEKGYTNGSKKLTVLHDISFSIEERETFSIVGPSGSGKTTLLGLCAGLDHPDSGNISLCGTSMNNLDEDGRARLRNEKVGFVFQDFQLLPTLTALENVAVPLELQGDKKAAQISKELLEKVGLGDRFNHYPSQLSGGEQQRVALARAFSNKPSILFADEPTGNMDAETGEKVIELLFALNKDQGTTLVIVTHDNELAALTQRILKLKGGKIVSTENSLV, encoded by the coding sequence ATGGCAAAGATATTAAACGTTGAGCACTTGGAGAAAGGCTATACCAATGGTTCCAAAAAGCTTACGGTATTACACGATATTTCCTTTAGCATAGAGGAACGGGAAACTTTTTCAATAGTGGGACCGTCCGGGAGCGGTAAAACTACATTGCTTGGTCTTTGCGCCGGCCTTGACCACCCAGATAGCGGGAATATTAGCCTTTGCGGTACTTCTATGAACAACCTGGATGAAGACGGAAGGGCACGTTTGCGCAATGAAAAAGTGGGTTTTGTCTTTCAGGATTTTCAATTGCTGCCCACCCTGACCGCGCTTGAAAATGTTGCTGTTCCGTTAGAATTACAGGGCGATAAAAAAGCAGCTCAAATTAGTAAAGAACTGCTTGAAAAAGTGGGTTTGGGTGACCGTTTTAACCATTATCCTTCCCAGCTTTCGGGCGGGGAACAACAGCGTGTGGCATTGGCACGGGCGTTTTCCAATAAACCTTCGATCCTGTTTGCTGATGAACCTACCGGTAACATGGATGCGGAAACAGGCGAAAAAGTTATCGAACTTCTTTTTGCGCTCAATAAAGATCAGGGAACCACCCTGGTCATCGTCACGCATGATAATGAACTCGCAGCCCTAACTCAACGGATTCTTAAATTAAAAGGCGGAAAAATAGTTTCTACCGAAAATTCCCTAGTTTGA
- a CDS encoding arylesterase → MKSLLMFCCFLVLTFFGSCKDKTPSAASAKPEQSQEESAAATENDTTSGSILFFGDSLTAGYGLDDTEDAFPARIQQKLDSLGLNYNAINAGVSGETTAGGKNRISWVLKQNVDIFVLELGANDGLRGIPLTETRQNLQAIIDTVHTKNPNTQIVLAGMQLPPNLGREYTTEFKNIFPELAEKNNAKLIPFLLTDVAGVPELNQGDGIHPIVKGQKIVAENVWNILAPLVRK, encoded by the coding sequence GTGAAGAGCCTGTTAATGTTTTGTTGTTTTTTAGTGCTTACCTTTTTCGGTTCCTGTAAGGACAAAACGCCATCTGCCGCCAGCGCAAAACCAGAGCAATCCCAGGAAGAGTCAGCAGCTGCCACGGAAAACGATACAACTTCCGGATCTATTCTTTTTTTTGGCGATAGCCTTACCGCGGGCTACGGCCTTGATGACACGGAAGATGCGTTTCCCGCGCGTATTCAGCAGAAACTGGATTCTTTGGGGCTGAATTATAATGCCATCAACGCCGGGGTAAGTGGGGAAACCACTGCTGGAGGCAAAAACAGGATCAGCTGGGTGCTCAAACAAAATGTGGATATTTTTGTTTTGGAACTTGGTGCCAATGACGGTTTGCGCGGTATTCCGTTAACAGAGACCAGGCAAAACCTGCAGGCCATTATAGATACAGTGCATACGAAAAACCCAAATACGCAGATCGTACTTGCCGGGATGCAACTTCCGCCCAACTTAGGCCGGGAATACACTACAGAATTCAAAAATATTTTTCCCGAGTTGGCCGAAAAGAACAATGCGAAACTAATCCCTTTTTTACTCACAGACGTAGCCGGAGTTCCTGAACTGAACCAGGGCGATGGTATTCATCCCATCGTAAAAGGCCAAAAAATCGTGGCAGAAAACGTGTGGAATATCCTAGCACCATTGGTGAGAAAATAG